Genomic DNA from Nitratidesulfovibrio vulgaris str. Hildenborough:
GATCGCCTGAATGCGCTTGTCTCGGCTCACATTCTGCATGCCGTACTGGATTGTCTCCATCCCCCCGCTATACTGCAAGGTGTAGAGAATGATGATCGCACCAAAGACGATGATCAGCACACCAATCGCGGTGACAATGCCCTGCAAGGTAAGGGCGGACACATAGCCGGCCGGAAGATTCCAGACTCCGATGGCCCCGATGACACAGACAAGCCATGCCAGAGGCATGGCGCGGGTCGCAGGAAAGCGTAACCCTACCATCAGGACCAGAGCGACGAGAATAGGCAGCAAGGCCACGAGGGCCAGCAATTCAATGGACATGGAAACTCCTCGAACGTAAACCATACAGCGATGACATCGCATCAGAACAAGACGTACAAAGCTGCCGCAAAGCTTCGAACATCTGCACCAGAGACCGCATGCGTCGTCATTTTTCCATTTTATACTGTTGCACGACGACGCCAGAGCATATGACTCACTGCAAAGCAAAGAGTCAGTGCGCTTTGCTTCAAACAGCAATTACCGGGCCAAGACGCCACGCAAAGTCACAACATCTCAAAATCATATCATTACGGTGCGTTACAAAAGAAGCACATAAATAAGAACATGGGCCGTGTCCGACATTGCAGACAGGGCCCATGTGCAAGAGGGAATGGCCCACTCTTTATTATTTCCATTTAATTAATTTTTATTAATAAAACTTGAAGTCTGAAAAAATGGACTCAGTTATTCCTGTTTGAGCCACAGGTTAGCATCAAACGAGAATGGTCTCGGAATGGCATGGTCGGGGAACGCGCCGTTTGAGGGATAGAGGTGACAGCCTGAAGGTCTGCCTCCTCACGACATCAGAAACATAGCTCACCCAGAGGCTGCGGGGCCCTCAAGAAGGACGGATGCAGGCTATGGCCCAAGAACAGGCCAAGCGCGACTCAATCGGCGAAGGCGAGGCAGTGCAACAGCATACCGAACCTCCAGAAAAGGCTGGAGAGGCTCACGTCGAGAGCGCGCAAGGCATACTCCCCGATCAAATGAAAAGACGACGAGCCCCCCGTGGCGAACGTGACCACGGGGGGATGTACGGGCTGCCCATCACAGAAGCAACCGTATCGATGGCATCGCCTTGCATTCCCCTCTGCGTCGTGCAGGTCGTGCGGAAGGCAGAGAAAGGCGGCACTAGCCTTTCCTTGCACGCGGCATGCTCTTCTGCGTCGTACCGGATACCACCGCATCGACGCCCCCTGAGCATGCCGCCAGGCTCGATGGAACTGTCGAACAAGCTGCCTCTGTCGAGCATGCCGACTTGGCGAATGTGCTACTTTGATTTAGGTTTCAGGCATGCACGCTGCATTGGCTCGTGCTCGACGCCAAGCGACGTCTGTACGGCTAACGGATCAACTCCGCCTGTCGTCCCACCTCTACCCACACGAACGGCGGACACGAGGTCTTCACGATGCATCTCCGCAAACGCGTACTTGTCACGGGTGGAGCCGGATTCGTCGGCTCACACCTCTGCGATCGTCTGCTGAAAGACGGGCACGAAGTACTCTGCGTCGACAACTACTTCACCGGTGCTCGCGCCAATGTCGAACACTTGCTGGAAAACAGGAGGTTCGAGCTCGTCCGCCATGACATCACCTTTCCGCTGTACGTCGAAGTAGATGAAATCTGGAATCTGGCGTGCCCTGCCTCTCCAGTGCACTACCAGCACGACCCCGTACAGACGATAAAGACATGCGTGCATGGAGCCATCAACATGCTTGGCCTCGCCAAACGTGTCGGGGCACGGATTTTTCAGGCATCCACGTCAGAAGTGTACGGCGACCCGGCTGAGCATCCGCAGACCGAAAACTACTGGGGAAATGTCGATCCCATAGGAATCCGCTCGTGCTACGACGAAGGCAAGCGGTGTGCAGAAGCGCTCTTCTTTGCGTATCATCGGCAAAACGGACTCGACATTCGGGTGGGCAGGCTTTTCAATACCTATGGGCCTCGCATGCATCCCAATGACGGACGGGTGGTGTCCAACTTCATCATGCAGGCGTTGCGAAACGAGCCCATCACCATCTATGGAGACGGAAGCCAGAC
This window encodes:
- a CDS encoding UDP-glucuronic acid decarboxylase family protein, whose amino-acid sequence is MHLRKRVLVTGGAGFVGSHLCDRLLKDGHEVLCVDNYFTGARANVEHLLENRRFELVRHDITFPLYVEVDEIWNLACPASPVHYQHDPVQTIKTCVHGAINMLGLAKRVGARIFQASTSEVYGDPAEHPQTENYWGNVDPIGIRSCYDEGKRCAEALFFAYHRQNGLDIRVGRLFNTYGPRMHPNDGRVVSNFIMQALRNEPITIYGDGSQTRSFCYIHDLIECMIRFMDLPPGLHGPVNIGNPAEFTIRELAETVIDLVGSRSTIAHLPLPSGDPRQRRPDISTVREKLGWEPQTQLREGLRHTIAYFQGMLAPS